A window of the Chlamydia sp. genome harbors these coding sequences:
- the ruvA gene encoding Holliday junction branch migration protein RuvA: MYEYIKGKLTQSDGAYVVIESFGIGYAVMLSDRFRADLRELMHQEVLVYIHSIFNETEHVLYGFSSRAERECFRLLISFSGIGPKTGLAILNMFPLQELCSIVRSENIKAIASVPGIGKKTAEKLMIDLKQRLFALMPLSLEEPMTSPISSSFKEGISALMNLGFSRFAADRMMTEAVQELSEDASVTELLPVALRKA; the protein is encoded by the coding sequence ATGTATGAATATATTAAAGGAAAATTAACCCAGTCTGATGGGGCTTATGTTGTTATTGAAAGTTTTGGTATAGGTTATGCCGTCATGCTTTCAGATAGGTTTCGGGCTGATTTACGTGAACTAATGCACCAAGAAGTTCTAGTTTATATTCATAGTATTTTCAATGAGACAGAACATGTCTTATACGGGTTTAGCTCAAGAGCGGAAAGGGAATGCTTTCGTTTGTTAATTTCTTTTTCTGGTATTGGCCCCAAAACTGGCTTGGCTATTTTGAATATGTTCCCTTTACAGGAGCTATGTTCTATAGTTCGTTCTGAAAATATAAAGGCTATTGCTTCGGTTCCTGGTATAGGGAAAAAAACAGCAGAGAAGCTTATGATTGATCTTAAACAAAGGCTTTTTGCTTTAATGCCTCTGTCTTTGGAAGAGCCTATGACTTCACCTATCTCTTCTTCTTTCAAAGAAGGCATAAGCGCTCTAATGAACTTAGGCTTTTCCAGGTTCGCAGCGGACCGTATGATGACCGAAGCTGTTCAGGAGTTATCTGAAGATGCCTCTGTAACGGAACTCCTTCCTGTAGCTTTAAGAAAAGCTTAG
- the gap gene encoding type I glyceraldehyde-3-phosphate dehydrogenase, translating into MRVVINGFGRIGRLVLRQILKRNSPIEVVAINDLVAGDLLTYLFKYDSTHGSFASQATFAEGCLVVGERKIRFLAEKDIQKLPWKDLDVDVVIESTGLFVNRDDAAKHLDSGARRVLITAPAKGDVPTFVMGVNHHQFDSVNDVIISNASCTTNCLAPLAKVLLDNFGIEEGLMTTVHAATATQSVVDGPSRKDWRGGRGAFQNIIPASTGAAKAVGLCLPELKGKLTGMAFRVPVADVSVVDLTVKLSSATTYEAICEAVKLAANTSMQGIMHYTEEAVVSSDFIGCEYSSVFDAQAGVALNDRFFKLIAWYDNEIGYATRIVDLLEYIQGNSK; encoded by the coding sequence ATGAGAGTTGTAATTAATGGTTTTGGACGAATTGGGCGATTAGTTTTAAGACAGATTCTGAAAAGGAATTCTCCCATTGAAGTTGTAGCCATTAATGATTTAGTCGCAGGTGATCTTTTAACTTATTTATTTAAATATGATTCTACACACGGATCTTTCGCTTCGCAAGCTACTTTCGCCGAAGGGTGTTTGGTGGTTGGAGAGAGAAAGATCCGTTTCTTAGCAGAGAAAGACATTCAAAAGCTACCTTGGAAGGATTTGGATGTTGATGTCGTCATTGAAAGCACTGGATTATTTGTTAATAGGGATGATGCTGCGAAGCATTTGGATTCTGGAGCTAGGAGAGTATTGATAACAGCTCCTGCCAAAGGGGATGTCCCTACGTTTGTTATGGGGGTTAATCATCACCAGTTCGATTCAGTTAATGACGTAATCATTTCTAATGCTTCTTGCACAACTAACTGTTTGGCTCCTTTAGCAAAGGTGCTGTTGGATAACTTCGGTATAGAAGAAGGATTGATGACAACAGTTCATGCAGCTACAGCTACACAAAGTGTGGTGGATGGACCTTCTCGGAAGGATTGGAGAGGAGGACGCGGAGCTTTCCAAAATATTATTCCTGCTTCCACAGGGGCTGCTAAGGCCGTAGGATTGTGCTTGCCTGAGCTTAAAGGAAAGTTGACAGGAATGGCTTTTAGGGTGCCTGTAGCGGATGTTTCTGTAGTGGATTTGACGGTTAAGTTGAGTTCTGCTACGACCTATGAGGCTATCTGTGAGGCTGTGAAGCTTGCAGCCAATACGAGTATGCAAGGTATTATGCATTATACAGAAGAAGCTGTAGTTTCTTCTGATTTTATTGGTTGTGAGTATTCGTCCGTATTTGATGCTCAGGCTGGGGTTGCTTTGAATGATCGATTTTTCAAATTGATAGCTTGGTATGATAATGAAATAGGCTATGCGACTCGTATAGTAGATTTATTAGAGTATATACAAGGAAACTCTAAATAA
- the rplQ gene encoding 50S ribosomal protein L17: MQHARKKFRVGRTSSHNRCMLANMLKSLIHNERIETTLPKAKELRRHADRMVTLAKKNTLAARRLAVGRLMVRYNTLTSKEARQAKAGDLSAYNVDRRVIGKLFDVLATRFSSRNGGYTRILKLQNRVGDNAQKCIIEFLAD, encoded by the coding sequence ATGCAACACGCTAGAAAAAAATTTAGGGTTGGTCGTACTTCTTCGCATAATCGTTGCATGTTGGCTAATATGTTAAAGTCTTTAATTCACAATGAAAGAATAGAGACTACGTTGCCTAAAGCCAAAGAGTTGCGTCGTCATGCAGATAGAATGGTGACTTTAGCCAAGAAAAATACTTTAGCTGCAAGAAGACTTGCTGTTGGGCGTCTTATGGTTAGATATAATACGCTAACTAGCAAGGAGGCTCGTCAGGCTAAGGCAGGAGACCTATCCGCTTATAATGTTGATAGAAGAGTTATTGGGAAGTTATTTGATGTATTAGCAACCAGATTTTCTTCGAGAAATGGTGGGTATACACGTATTTTGAAGTTGCAAAATAGGGTTGGTGATAATGCTCAAAAGTGTATTATAGAATTTTTAGCGGATTAA
- the ruvC gene encoding crossover junction endodeoxyribonuclease RuvC, translating to MADLIMGIDPGTLVCGYALIRVENRYQIFPHSFGKIKLPQKQPLSHRYKQLFTEISTILQQESPQAVVLETQYVHKNPQSTIKLGMAKGVLLLAASLHDVSVFEYSPNTAKKAAVGKGNASKQQVQLMVSKLLNVPDLLATDNEDIADAFALAMCHAHLSPYQNLKKVLL from the coding sequence ATGGCGGATCTGATTATGGGAATAGATCCAGGAACTTTGGTTTGTGGATATGCACTCATTCGTGTGGAGAATCGATACCAAATCTTCCCACATAGTTTTGGAAAAATCAAACTTCCTCAGAAACAGCCTTTGTCTCACAGATATAAGCAGTTATTTACAGAGATTTCCACAATTCTTCAGCAAGAATCTCCTCAAGCAGTTGTATTAGAAACACAGTATGTTCATAAAAATCCTCAAAGTACAATTAAGCTAGGAATGGCTAAAGGAGTGTTGTTATTAGCGGCGTCTTTACACGACGTTTCTGTATTTGAGTATTCTCCTAATACTGCTAAGAAGGCCGCTGTAGGTAAAGGAAATGCCTCGAAACAGCAAGTACAGCTTATGGTAAGTAAATTGCTGAATGTCCCTGATCTTTTAGCCACTGATAATGAGGATATTGCGGATGCTTTTGCTCTAGCTATGTGTCATGCACACCTATCTCCTTATCAGAACTTAAAGAAAGTTCTTTTGTAA
- a CDS encoding lipoate--protein ligase family protein, with translation MLIDCVFVDCEGLPIFQQLQLEEALLRTSTQNFCLVNIFLPEAVVLGISRIPEKDLYLEHLRQDNIPIIRRYSGGGTVFLDADSLMVSWIINSPSPLPASKDLMQWTGDLYAPIFPPGFATTENDYTFFGKKIGGNAQYIQKHRWVHHTTFLWDMNPQKLARYLPIPQIQPSYRKNRPHNEFLRTIHSLFNSKEDFISQLQHAAADKIIWERGSVQELEKALRLPHRQATQMI, from the coding sequence ATGCTCATTGATTGTGTTTTTGTCGACTGCGAAGGACTTCCTATTTTTCAACAACTTCAACTTGAAGAAGCCCTTTTACGTACTTCGACTCAAAATTTTTGTTTGGTGAATATATTTCTTCCAGAAGCTGTGGTGTTAGGGATCTCCCGGATCCCAGAAAAGGATCTATACCTAGAACACTTAAGACAAGATAATATTCCCATTATCCGTCGGTATAGTGGTGGAGGAACAGTTTTTCTGGATGCTGATAGTCTAATGGTCTCTTGGATTATTAATTCCCCTTCTCCTTTACCTGCTTCAAAAGATCTTATGCAATGGACAGGAGATCTTTATGCACCAATTTTCCCACCAGGATTTGCAACTACGGAAAACGATTACACCTTTTTTGGTAAAAAAATTGGGGGGAATGCTCAATATATTCAAAAACATCGTTGGGTTCACCACACTACATTTCTTTGGGATATGAACCCCCAAAAGCTTGCTCGTTACCTTCCTATCCCTCAAATACAACCATCTTACAGGAAGAACCGCCCACATAATGAGTTCTTAAGAACCATCCATTCTCTATTTAACTCAAAAGAAGACTTTATATCGCAATTACAGCACGCAGCAGCAGATAAGATTATTTGGGAAAGAGGTTCTGTTCAAGAATTAGAAAAAGCACTGCGACTCCCCCATCGACAGGCGACTCAGATGATTTAA
- the ndk gene encoding nucleoside-diphosphate kinase, with product MEQTLSIIKPDSVGKAHIGEIISIFEKAGLRVAAMKMVHLSVKEAEGFYAVHKERPFFQELVDFMISGPVVVMVLQGENAVARNRELMGATNPREAVEGSIRALFGESIGVNAVHGSDSLENAAVEVGYFFAKTEIVNSAA from the coding sequence ATGGAACAAACATTATCAATAATCAAACCTGATTCTGTGGGCAAGGCTCATATAGGGGAAATTATTTCTATTTTTGAAAAAGCTGGGCTGCGTGTTGCTGCAATGAAAATGGTGCATCTCTCGGTTAAAGAAGCAGAAGGATTTTATGCTGTTCATAAAGAGAGACCTTTTTTCCAAGAACTGGTAGACTTTATGATCTCTGGCCCTGTTGTAGTAATGGTACTGCAAGGGGAAAATGCTGTCGCTCGTAACAGAGAGTTAATGGGAGCAACGAATCCTAGAGAAGCTGTGGAAGGCTCTATACGAGCTTTATTCGGAGAGTCTATAGGAGTTAATGCTGTTCATGGATCTGACAGTCTAGAGAATGCTGCCGTTGAGGTGGGGTATTTCTTTGCTAAAACAGAGATAGTCAACTCCGCAGCATAA
- the grgA gene encoding GrgA family transcription factor, with product MYFTRDPVIETVITSKEGYKLSVRNSKHLSQDPFIVEAIEVVRLGGTCFFRNCDHSKPFLVPAADYEVMEVRDAKINLKAVGLDRGVKIVSGREALLKMPKVAPITAPSGEDTSSAEEEVSEPAPAAPMSRKERRKEFKSEKWKEKKKQGRRRSSKEIADAVGSSQEMIDTVVEECLQESSSEEGDSTERRFSLIPPPTRLICEGPEQSSEESKPVTSVDLNESLNALVNESSDVIESILADEDTVVFTRENNKKPVQEPQEELPSLSLEVPAHDSVSSEE from the coding sequence GTGTATTTTACAAGAGATCCAGTCATTGAGACTGTTATTACATCTAAAGAAGGGTACAAGTTATCCGTTCGTAATTCAAAACATTTATCTCAGGATCCCTTTATTGTGGAAGCTATAGAGGTAGTCCGTTTAGGGGGTACTTGTTTCTTTCGTAATTGTGATCACAGTAAGCCATTTTTGGTTCCTGCAGCTGATTATGAAGTTATGGAAGTTCGTGATGCCAAAATTAATCTTAAAGCAGTTGGTTTGGACCGAGGAGTTAAGATTGTTAGCGGACGCGAAGCTTTATTAAAAATGCCGAAGGTTGCTCCAATTACTGCTCCTTCAGGAGAGGATACAAGTTCTGCTGAAGAGGAAGTTTCAGAGCCTGCTCCAGCAGCTCCTATGTCTAGAAAAGAAAGACGTAAAGAGTTTAAGAGCGAGAAGTGGAAAGAAAAGAAAAAACAGGGACGGCGTCGTAGTAGCAAAGAAATAGCTGATGCGGTCGGGTCTTCTCAAGAAATGATCGATACAGTTGTGGAGGAATGTTTGCAAGAGTCTTCCTCAGAAGAAGGAGATTCTACTGAACGAAGATTTTCTTTAATTCCCCCTCCTACTCGGTTGATTTGTGAAGGGCCTGAGCAATCATCTGAAGAGTCTAAGCCTGTAACGTCTGTGGATTTGAATGAGTCTTTAAATGCTTTGGTAAATGAAAGCAGTGATGTCATCGAATCTATTTTAGCGGATGAGGATACGGTTGTCTTTACTAGAGAAAACAATAAAAAGCCTGTTCAAGAGCCTCAAGAAGAGCTGCCTAGCTTGTCTTTAGAAGTTCCTGCTCATGATAGTGTTTCTTCAGAAGAGTGA